DNA from Conexivisphaera calida:
GATATCTCCTCGACCTCTTTCCTCGCGGCCTCCAGCTCCTCCGCTATCCTCCTATAGGCCTCGCTCGGCACGCTCGGATAGCCCTCCGGCAGCCTCAGGTAGGAGACCTCGAAGGCCCTGACCGCGCGCTCCACATAGTCCGCGTTCTCCCTGAGCGCTATCACGGCGCACAGCGCGCTCCTCGCATCCAGCGGCTCGCTGTAGAGAGCACCTTTGTCCCCCACGCTCCTGGATATCTCCGCCACGTCCTTTCTATCAGCCACGAATAATTCCACGTAAAGCCTGCGCAGGCTGGCTAGGGACCTGAGGTCCAGCTCCAGCTTGGAGAACGCGCCCACGGTCGCGTGGAGCCTCTCCAGCGACTCCTCGCGCTTGCTGGCCTGATCCAGCTCGTCCATCAGCTTCCTCATTTCCCCGGCGTCCGCCTCTTCGCGCGCCTCCAGCTCCGCTACTAGCCCCGAGAGATCAGCGGCACTTATCACTGTCCTCTTGCTCGGCGGATATCCCTCGCGGAACGAGTCTATTACGCCCACGTCCTTCTTCAAGTGTAGCCTATCAGCCAACGAGAGGAGCCTGGAGTACATTTCGTCCACGCGCTGGGCCAGCGCGTAGTCCAGGAACTCTTGGCTCTCCTCAGCGAAGTGGAAATATTCGAAGGATACCAGGTCCGAGATGAACTTATCCAGTTTTTCCCTGCTCGTCGCCAGGACAACGCGCTGACTGCGCTCGACGGGCACGCTGGAGGCTGGGTCCGACCTCATTTTAACTTTTTTATAGAGGACATCGCGATAGCCCAGCGTGAGGGTAGTCGCCATAGGCGACAAAATATTCGTCAATGCGTTTCGGTTGGTAGGGGCGGATGGGATAGAGGTGTCCGGTCCTCGTGAGATGCTCGAGGAGCTCCGGCGTATTCTGGACTCAGGGAACGTCGGGCTCATCCTCCTGAGCGATGACTTCGCATCGCAGATAGAACCCGAGCTTGCCGTTATAAAGGGGAAGTACGCGGTGCCGCTCATCTACGAGCTTCCGTCACCCGGCGGCAGTCCGAGGGAGATCGACTACATGGAGATGGTGAAGGAGATGATGGGCTCATGAGCTCCGGCACCCAGCAGCAGACGGGAACGGAGCGCGGACCCTCAGTAGTCGATGACGTGGTGGACTTGGAGAAGAAGCGGATCGAGGAGTTGGTGTCGTCCGCCGAGTCCGAGGCCCTTGAGAGAATACGCGCGTCCAAGGAGGCGACACTCAAGGAGCTCGAGGAGGTCAGGCGCGAATACGCGACAAAGATCGAGGGCGCCAAGTCCAGGATCCTCGGAATGGCCGAGATCAGGGCCAGGGGTGAGCTCCTCAGGATCATGGATGAGAAGTCCGAGGATATCATGAGGGAGGCGATGTCAAGGATATCTGCAATGCCCCGCGACTCCGACTATGAGAAGATATTTCTGGCACTCCTCGAGGAGGCCTCAGTTGCCGTGGGCTCCCCGGAGCTTGTGGTCAGGCCGGCTGCGCCCGATGCCGCGCTCGCCAAGAAGGTGCTCACCAGGGCCTCCCGCACGAAGCGCTTCAGGGGTGTCTCGCTGAAGCTCTCAGACGATGTCGTGGAGTCCGTCGGCGGCCTCGTGGTGTCGAGCGCTGACGGGAAGGTCTCCTACGATAACACGTTCGAGGCCAGGCTGGCTAGGTATCGGGAAACTATTAAGAGCGCAATAGCGGATGAGTTGAAGGGGGGTAAGTGATGTCATCGCAGGGGAGGATAATCTGGGTCAGCGGCCCGGCAGTGAAGGCCGACAACATGTCGGGAACTCGCATGTACGAGGTCGTCAACGTCGGCGAGGACAGGCTCGTGGGCGAGGTCATAAAGCTCGAAGGAGACACCGCGTTCATACAAGTGTACGAATCCACCAGCAACATAAGGCCGGGTGAGCCCGTGGAGAGGACCGGCCGCCCTCTCTCGGTCGCGCTGGGTCCGGGCGTCATAGGCAGCATATTCGATGGACTGCAGAGGCCGCTCAACCGCATAGCCGAAATGGTGGGGCCATTCGTCAAGAGGGGCGTTTCCGTCGAGAACATACCCATGGACAGGAAGTGGCACTTCGTGCCCACGGTCAAGGCCGGCGATGAGATCGGTGCTGGCTGGATACTCGGCACCGTTCAGGAGACCCCAATCCTCGAGAACCGCGTCTTGGCACCGCCGGATCTCCCGCGCTCCAAGGTCACGTCCGTGGAGCCCGAGGGGGACTACGACTTGGAGCATCCCATAGTGACCGTCGAGGGTCCAGGGGAAAAGCGCGAGCTCAAGCTCTATCACTACTGGCCGGTGAGGCAGAAGAGGCCCTATCGCGCGAGGCTTCCGCCGAACGTGCCGCTCATAACAGGTCAACGCATACTGGACACGTTCTTCCCGCTCGCTAAGGGCGGGACGGCCGCGATCCCCGGCGGCTTCGGCACTGGCAAGACCGTCACCCTTCACCAAATAGCTTCATGGGCCGACGCGAAGGTAGTGGTCTACGTGGGGTGTGGGGAGAGGGGGAACGAGATGACCGAGGTCCTGGTGAGGTTCCCGGAGCTCAAGGATCCGTACTCAGGGAGGCCTCTGATGGAGAGGACCGTCCTGATAGCCAACACGAGCAACATGCCCGTGGCGGCAAGGGAAGCCAGCATATACACAGGGGTGACGATCGCGGAGTACTACAGGGATATGGGCTACGACGTGATAATGGTAGCGGATTCCACGAGCAGGTGGGCCGAGGCGCTCAGGGAGATCAGCGGCAGGCTCGAGGAGATGCCAGCGGAGGAGGGATTCCCGTCTTATCTCGCCTCTCGCCTGGCGGAGTTCTATGAGAGGGCCGGCAGGGCCGAGGTACTCGGGGAGCCATCCAGAATAGGGTCCGTCAGCCTCGCGGGCGCAGTATCTCCGCCCGGCGCGGACTTCACGGAGCCCGTCACGACTCACACCCTCAGGTTCGTGAGGGTCTTCTGGGCGCTCGACACAGCGCTCGCGTACTCGAGGCATTATCCGGCAATAAACTGGATAATGAGCTACTCCGGCTATCTGGATTCCGTGCAGGGCTGGTGGGAGTCCAACGTGGACAAGGAATGGAGATATCTGCGCGACAGGGCATACGAGGTCCTGCAGAGGGAGGACGCGTTGAAGGATATAGTGAGGTTGCTGGGGCCCGAGGCGCTCCCGGACGAGGAGAAGCTCGTCTTGGACGTCGCGAGGCTGATGAAGCTTGGCTTCCTGCAGCAGAACGCGTATGATCCTGTGGACAGCTACGCGAGTCCAAGGAAGCAGGTGGCCCTGCTCAGGTTATTCGTGGAGTTCTACAACAGGGCACTGGACGCCATCGAGAAGGGTGCGAAGATCGATGACGTGCGCGCGCTGAAGACCGCGTCCCTTCTTCCCAGGCTCAGGTATGAGGTCCCGGAGGACCAGCTCGGAAAACTCGAGGAGGTCGAGAGGCAGATGCGTGCCGAGTTCGACGCGCTTCTCTCGGAGGTGGCGAAGGAAGTTGTCTAGTTCCAGTTGGGGCGGCGTCGAGTACAGCAGCATAAGGGAGATCAGGGGACCCCTCCTAGCGGTCGAGGGCGTCACCAGGGCCGCATACGACGAGCTCGTCGAGATCGAGCTATCGAGCGGTGAGAGGAGGCTCGGCAGGGTCCTGGAGACGGGAGTGGGACTGGCGATAGTGCAGGTGTTCGAGGGAACCTCCGGTCTATCGACCAGCGGAATAAAGGCCAGGTTCCTGGGAAGGGCGCTCGAGATGCCGGTCTCGCCGGACGTGGTGGGCCGCGTCTTCGATGGACTCGGAAGGCCCTTGGACGGGCTCCCCGCGCCTGTCGGCGAGGAGAGGCTCGACGTGAACGGATCCCCGATAAATCCCGCCAGCAGGGAATACCCGGAGGACTTCATACAGACAGGGGTCTCCGTGATAGATGGAATGCTCACCCTGGTCAGGGGACAGAAGCTTCCCATCTTCTCCGGATCCGGGCTTCCCCATAACCTCCTGGCGGCGCAGATAGCTAGGCAGGCCACGGTCAGGGGGAGCGAGGAGTTCGCGGTCGTATTCGCGGCCATAGGCGTCCAGCACGATGAGGCCGAGTTCTTCCGCAAGTCCCTCGAGGAGTCGGGTGCCCTGAAGAGGAGCGTGCTTTTCCTGAACCTGGCGGATAATCCGGCCATGGAGAGGATAATGACGCCCAGGGTAGCGCTCACCGTGGCGGAGTACCTCGCGTTCGAGCTCGACATGCACGTGCTAGTTATCCTGACGGATATGACGAACTACGCCGAGGCGCTCAGGGAGATCAGCGCCGCCCGTGAGGAGGTACCGGGCAGGAAGGGCTATCCCGGATATCTCTACACGGACTTGGCAACTATATATGAGAGAGCCGGCAGGATAAAGGGAAAGAAGGGATCCATAACTCAGCTTCCCATACTCACTATGCCCAGCGACGACATAACTCATCCGATCCCGGACCTGAGCGGCTACATAACGGAGGGACAGGTGGTCCTTAGCAGGGAGCTCTACAGGAAGGGGATATATCCACCGGTCGGAGTTCTGATGAGCCTGAGCAGGCTCATGAAGGACGGAATAGGCGAGGGCAAGACCAGGGGAGATCACTCGGAGGTCAGCAACCAGCTCTACGACGCCTACTCTAGGGCGGTGGACCTGAGGGCCCTGGCCGAGATAATCGGGAGAGGAGGGCTCTCCGAGGTCGATCTGAA
Protein-coding regions in this window:
- a CDS encoding V-type ATP synthase subunit B gives rise to the protein MSSSSWGGVEYSSIREIRGPLLAVEGVTRAAYDELVEIELSSGERRLGRVLETGVGLAIVQVFEGTSGLSTSGIKARFLGRALEMPVSPDVVGRVFDGLGRPLDGLPAPVGEERLDVNGSPINPASREYPEDFIQTGVSVIDGMLTLVRGQKLPIFSGSGLPHNLLAAQIARQATVRGSEEFAVVFAAIGVQHDEAEFFRKSLEESGALKRSVLFLNLADNPAMERIMTPRVALTVAEYLAFELDMHVLVILTDMTNYAEALREISAAREEVPGRKGYPGYLYTDLATIYERAGRIKGKKGSITQLPILTMPSDDITHPIPDLSGYITEGQVVLSRELYRKGIYPPVGVLMSLSRLMKDGIGEGKTRGDHSEVSNQLYDAYSRAVDLRALAEIIGRGGLSEVDLKYLEFGDAFERMFLSQPYTENRSIERTLDLAWEVLSVLPESELTKIKRSNIEKYYRGKQGQTASPTAGAGGR
- a CDS encoding V-type ATP synthase subunit F, which translates into the protein MRVVAIGDKIFVNAFRLVGADGIEVSGPREMLEELRRILDSGNVGLILLSDDFASQIEPELAVIKGKYAVPLIYELPSPGGSPREIDYMEMVKEMMGS
- a CDS encoding V-type ATP synthase subunit A, producing the protein MSSQGRIIWVSGPAVKADNMSGTRMYEVVNVGEDRLVGEVIKLEGDTAFIQVYESTSNIRPGEPVERTGRPLSVALGPGVIGSIFDGLQRPLNRIAEMVGPFVKRGVSVENIPMDRKWHFVPTVKAGDEIGAGWILGTVQETPILENRVLAPPDLPRSKVTSVEPEGDYDLEHPIVTVEGPGEKRELKLYHYWPVRQKRPYRARLPPNVPLITGQRILDTFFPLAKGGTAAIPGGFGTGKTVTLHQIASWADAKVVVYVGCGERGNEMTEVLVRFPELKDPYSGRPLMERTVLIANTSNMPVAAREASIYTGVTIAEYYRDMGYDVIMVADSTSRWAEALREISGRLEEMPAEEGFPSYLASRLAEFYERAGRAEVLGEPSRIGSVSLAGAVSPPGADFTEPVTTHTLRFVRVFWALDTALAYSRHYPAINWIMSYSGYLDSVQGWWESNVDKEWRYLRDRAYEVLQREDALKDIVRLLGPEALPDEEKLVLDVARLMKLGFLQQNAYDPVDSYASPRKQVALLRLFVEFYNRALDAIEKGAKIDDVRALKTASLLPRLRYEVPEDQLGKLEEVERQMRAEFDALLSEVAKEVV
- a CDS encoding V-type ATP synthase subunit E; the encoded protein is MSSGTQQQTGTERGPSVVDDVVDLEKKRIEELVSSAESEALERIRASKEATLKELEEVRREYATKIEGAKSRILGMAEIRARGELLRIMDEKSEDIMREAMSRISAMPRDSDYEKIFLALLEEASVAVGSPELVVRPAAPDAALAKKVLTRASRTKRFRGVSLKLSDDVVESVGGLVVSSADGKVSYDNTFEARLARYRETIKSAIADELKGGK